The Rattus rattus isolate New Zealand chromosome 1, Rrattus_CSIRO_v1, whole genome shotgun sequence genome includes a region encoding these proteins:
- the Sigmar1 gene encoding sigma non-opioid intracellular receptor 1 gives MPWAVGRRWAWITLFLTIVAVLIQAVWLWLGTQSFVFQREEIAQLARQYAGLDHELAFSRLIVELRRLHPGHVLPDEELQWVFVNAGGWMGAMCLLHASLSEYVLLFGTALGSHGHSGRYWAEISDTIISGTFHQWREGTTKSEVYYPGETVVHGPGEATAVEWGPNTWMVEYGRGVIPSTLAFALSDTIFSTQDFLTLFYTLRAYARGLRLELTTYLFGQDP, from the exons ATGCCGTGGGCTGTGGGCCGGCGGTGGGCATGGATCACCCTGTTTCTGACTATTGTGGCGGTGCTGATCCAGGCCGTCTGGCTGTGGCTGGGTACTCAGAGCTTCGTCTTCCAGAgagaagagatagctcagcttgCTCGACAGTACGCAG GGCTGGACCATGAGCTGGCCTTCTCTCGGCTGATCGTGGAGCTGCGGAGGCTGCACCCAGGCCACGTGCTGCCGGATGAGGAGCTGCAGTGGGTGTTTGTGAACGCGGGCGGCTGGATGGGCGCCATGTGTCTTTTGCACGCCTCGCTGTCTGAGTACGTGCTGCTCTTCGGCACCGCCCTGGGCTCCCATGGCCATTCGG GACGATACTGGGCTGAGATTTCAGATACCATCATCTCTGGCACTTTCCACCAGTGGAGAGAGGGCACCACGAAAAGTGAGGTCTATTACCCAG GAGAGACGGTAGTCCATGGACCTGGAGAGGCAACAGCTGTGGAGTGGGGACCAAACACGTGGATGGTAGAGTATGGCCGGGGTGTTATTCCGTCTACCCTGGCATTTGCACTTAGTGACACTATTTTCAGCACCCAGGACTTCCTCACCCTCTTCTATACCCTTCGCGCCTATGCCCGGGGCCTCCGGCTTGAGCTCACCACCTACCTCTTTGGCCAAGACCCCTGA
- the Arid3c gene encoding AT-rich interactive domain-containing protein 3C isoform X1, with the protein MEALQRQQAARLAQGVGPLAPPRLPLPQPPLLGARTLQAPEGALGVVGAEEEEGAEEDEEGETPLAEEETAEQSHPGARCPNSPSGQSPGIQPHEWTYEEQFKQLYELDADPKRKEFLDDLFSFMQKRGTPVNRVPIMAKQVLDLYALFRLVTAKGGLVEVINRKVWREVTRGLSLPTTITSAAFTLRTQYMKYLYPYECETRALSSPGELQAAIDSNRREGRRQAYTTVPLFNLAGPTPRGAPGPASSHGPAPTTTPNCPGSTQGSASGLPAHACAQLSPSPVKKEESGIPPPRLAIPVGLALEAAREKLAPEEPPEKRAVLMGPMDPPRLGAPPSFLPRGKAPLREERLDGPLNLAGSGISSINMALEINGVVYTGILFARRQPVPASLGPTNPPPPPSTGPPSSTLP; encoded by the exons ATGGAGGCCctgcagaggcagcaggcagcacgGCTGGCCCAAGGGGTGGGGCCCTTGGCCCCTCCACGCCTACCGCTTCCACAGCCTCCTCTGCTTGGCGCCCGGACCCTACAGGCTCCTGAGGGGGCCTTAGGGGTGGTTGGGGCTGAAGAAGAGGAGGGTGctgaagaagatgaggagggagagacacCCTTAGCGGAAGAGGAGACAGCTGAGCAGAGCCATCCGGGAGCCCGATGTCCCAATTCACCATCCGGCCAGTCCCCTGGAATCCAGCCACATGAGTGGACCTATGAGGAACAGTTCAAGCAG CTGTATGAACTCGACGCGGACCCCAAGAGGAAGGAATTTCTGGATGACCTGTTTAGCTTCATGCAGAAGAGGG GGACGCCAGTGAACCGGGTGCCCATCATGGCCAAACAGGTCCTGGATCTGTATGCGTTGTTTCGCTTGGTGACAGCCAAGGGAGGCCTGGTGGAAGTCATCAACCGAAAAGTGTGGCGGGAAGTCACACGCGGCCTCAGTTtgcccaccaccatcacctctgcCGCCTTCACACTACGTACCCA GTACATGAAGTATTTGTACCCATATGAGTGCGAGACGCGGGCACTCAGTTCGCCAGGAGAGCTCCAGGCTGCCATAGACAGCAACCGGCGTGAGGGACGTCGCCAGGCCTACACCACAGTCCCGCTCTTCAACTTAGCAGGACCCACACCTCGGGGCGCTCCTGGTCCCGCCTCGAGTCATGGCCCCGCCCCGACCACGACCCCGAATTGCCCCGGTTCCACCCAGGGTTCTGCTTCGGGTTTACCAGCGCATGCTTGTGCTCAACTGAGCCCCAGCCCAGTAAAGAAAG aggagaGTGGAATCCCACCCCCTCGTCTGGCGATACCTGTGGGCTTGGCCTTGGAGGCTGCACGGGAGAAGCTGGCACCAGAAGAGCCTCCAGAGAAGAGGGCTGTGCTGATGGGCCCCATGGATCCACCTCGATTGGGAGCACCCCCCAGTTTCCTGCCCCGTGGCAAGGCTCCCCTAAGGG AAGAGCGGTTGGATGGGCCCCTCAATCTGGCAGGCAGTGGCATCAGCAGTATCAACATGGCGCTAGAGATCAATGGGGTGGTCTACACTG GTATCCTCTTTGCCCGACGCCAGCCTGTGCCAGCTTCCTTGGGTCCGACCaatcctccacccccaccctctacAGGGCCCCCTTCCAGCACCTTACCCTGA
- the Arid3c gene encoding AT-rich interactive domain-containing protein 3C isoform X2 encodes MEALQRQQAARLAQGVGPLAPPRLPLPQPPLLGARTLQAPEGALGVVGAEEEEGAEEDEEGETPLAEEETAEQSHPGARCPNSPSGQSPGIQPHEWTYEEQFKQLYELDADPKRKEFLDDLFSFMQKRGTPVNRVPIMAKQVLDLYALFRLVTAKGGLVEVINRKVWREVTRGLSLPTTITSAAFTLRTQYMKYLYPYECETRALSSPGELQAAIDSNRREGRRQAYTTVPLFNLAGPTPRGAPGPASSHGPAPTTTPNCPGSTQGSASGLPAHACAQLSPSPVKKEESGIPPPRLAIPVGLALEAAREKLAPEEPPEKRAVLMGPMDPPRLGAPPSFLPRGKAPLRGILFARRQPVPASLGPTNPPPPPSTGPPSSTLP; translated from the exons ATGGAGGCCctgcagaggcagcaggcagcacgGCTGGCCCAAGGGGTGGGGCCCTTGGCCCCTCCACGCCTACCGCTTCCACAGCCTCCTCTGCTTGGCGCCCGGACCCTACAGGCTCCTGAGGGGGCCTTAGGGGTGGTTGGGGCTGAAGAAGAGGAGGGTGctgaagaagatgaggagggagagacacCCTTAGCGGAAGAGGAGACAGCTGAGCAGAGCCATCCGGGAGCCCGATGTCCCAATTCACCATCCGGCCAGTCCCCTGGAATCCAGCCACATGAGTGGACCTATGAGGAACAGTTCAAGCAG CTGTATGAACTCGACGCGGACCCCAAGAGGAAGGAATTTCTGGATGACCTGTTTAGCTTCATGCAGAAGAGGG GGACGCCAGTGAACCGGGTGCCCATCATGGCCAAACAGGTCCTGGATCTGTATGCGTTGTTTCGCTTGGTGACAGCCAAGGGAGGCCTGGTGGAAGTCATCAACCGAAAAGTGTGGCGGGAAGTCACACGCGGCCTCAGTTtgcccaccaccatcacctctgcCGCCTTCACACTACGTACCCA GTACATGAAGTATTTGTACCCATATGAGTGCGAGACGCGGGCACTCAGTTCGCCAGGAGAGCTCCAGGCTGCCATAGACAGCAACCGGCGTGAGGGACGTCGCCAGGCCTACACCACAGTCCCGCTCTTCAACTTAGCAGGACCCACACCTCGGGGCGCTCCTGGTCCCGCCTCGAGTCATGGCCCCGCCCCGACCACGACCCCGAATTGCCCCGGTTCCACCCAGGGTTCTGCTTCGGGTTTACCAGCGCATGCTTGTGCTCAACTGAGCCCCAGCCCAGTAAAGAAAG aggagaGTGGAATCCCACCCCCTCGTCTGGCGATACCTGTGGGCTTGGCCTTGGAGGCTGCACGGGAGAAGCTGGCACCAGAAGAGCCTCCAGAGAAGAGGGCTGTGCTGATGGGCCCCATGGATCCACCTCGATTGGGAGCACCCCCCAGTTTCCTGCCCCGTGGCAAGGCTCCCCTAAGGG GTATCCTCTTTGCCCGACGCCAGCCTGTGCCAGCTTCCTTGGGTCCGACCaatcctccacccccaccctctacAGGGCCCCCTTCCAGCACCTTACCCTGA
- the Arid3c gene encoding AT-rich interactive domain-containing protein 3C isoform X3, protein MEALQRQQAARLAQGVGPLAPPRLPLPQPPLLGARTLQAPEGALGVVGAEEEEGAEEDEEGETPLAEEETAEQSHPGARCPNSPSGQSPGIQPHEWTYEEQFKQLYELDADPKRKEFLDDLFSFMQKRGTPVNRVPIMAKQVLDLYALFRLVTAKGGLVEVINRKVWREVTRGLSLPTTITSAAFTLRTQYMKYLYPYECETRALSSPGELQAAIDSNRREGRRQAYTTVPLFNLAGPTPRGAPGPASSHGPAPTTTPNCPGSTQGSASGLPAHACAQLSPSPVKKEERLDGPLNLAGSGISSINMALEINGVVYTGILFARRQPVPASLGPTNPPPPPSTGPPSSTLP, encoded by the exons ATGGAGGCCctgcagaggcagcaggcagcacgGCTGGCCCAAGGGGTGGGGCCCTTGGCCCCTCCACGCCTACCGCTTCCACAGCCTCCTCTGCTTGGCGCCCGGACCCTACAGGCTCCTGAGGGGGCCTTAGGGGTGGTTGGGGCTGAAGAAGAGGAGGGTGctgaagaagatgaggagggagagacacCCTTAGCGGAAGAGGAGACAGCTGAGCAGAGCCATCCGGGAGCCCGATGTCCCAATTCACCATCCGGCCAGTCCCCTGGAATCCAGCCACATGAGTGGACCTATGAGGAACAGTTCAAGCAG CTGTATGAACTCGACGCGGACCCCAAGAGGAAGGAATTTCTGGATGACCTGTTTAGCTTCATGCAGAAGAGGG GGACGCCAGTGAACCGGGTGCCCATCATGGCCAAACAGGTCCTGGATCTGTATGCGTTGTTTCGCTTGGTGACAGCCAAGGGAGGCCTGGTGGAAGTCATCAACCGAAAAGTGTGGCGGGAAGTCACACGCGGCCTCAGTTtgcccaccaccatcacctctgcCGCCTTCACACTACGTACCCA GTACATGAAGTATTTGTACCCATATGAGTGCGAGACGCGGGCACTCAGTTCGCCAGGAGAGCTCCAGGCTGCCATAGACAGCAACCGGCGTGAGGGACGTCGCCAGGCCTACACCACAGTCCCGCTCTTCAACTTAGCAGGACCCACACCTCGGGGCGCTCCTGGTCCCGCCTCGAGTCATGGCCCCGCCCCGACCACGACCCCGAATTGCCCCGGTTCCACCCAGGGTTCTGCTTCGGGTTTACCAGCGCATGCTTGTGCTCAACTGAGCCCCAGCCCAGTAAAGAAAG AAGAGCGGTTGGATGGGCCCCTCAATCTGGCAGGCAGTGGCATCAGCAGTATCAACATGGCGCTAGAGATCAATGGGGTGGTCTACACTG GTATCCTCTTTGCCCGACGCCAGCCTGTGCCAGCTTCCTTGGGTCCGACCaatcctccacccccaccctctacAGGGCCCCCTTCCAGCACCTTACCCTGA